From the Gramella sp. Hel_I_59 genome, one window contains:
- a CDS encoding electron transfer flavoprotein subunit alpha/FixB family protein, whose protein sequence is MSVLVYIESEEGKFKKASFEVASYAKEVAGMLDTSVTAITFNIDDVSELGTYGVDKVLKVNNDKLKNFNAEAYSDAIKQAATQESSKVVVLSQSANSKYMAPLLAVHLEAGYASNVVALPESADPFTVKRTAFTNKAFNFTKIDTDVKVLGISKNAFGLKEAQGAAAGEEFSPSLSDEDFTVNVESVDKATNKVTIADAETVVSGGRGLKGPENWGMIEEMAEILGAATACSKPVSDMGWRPHSEHVGQTGKPVASNLYIAIGVSGAIQHLAGINAAKTKVVINNDPEAPFFKAADYGVVGDAFEIVPKLNEKLREFKEKNA, encoded by the coding sequence ATGTCAGTTTTAGTATATATAGAATCAGAAGAAGGAAAATTTAAGAAAGCCTCATTCGAGGTTGCGTCTTACGCAAAGGAAGTTGCAGGTATGCTGGATACCAGTGTTACTGCGATTACTTTTAATATAGATGACGTATCAGAACTGGGAACCTACGGGGTTGACAAAGTTTTGAAAGTAAACAATGATAAGTTGAAGAATTTTAATGCTGAAGCATATTCTGACGCAATCAAGCAAGCGGCAACTCAGGAAAGCAGTAAGGTTGTAGTTCTTAGCCAGAGTGCGAACAGTAAATATATGGCACCACTACTTGCAGTGCACCTGGAAGCAGGTTATGCATCTAATGTTGTTGCATTGCCAGAGAGCGCAGATCCTTTTACAGTTAAAAGAACTGCTTTCACAAATAAAGCATTTAACTTCACCAAGATCGATACTGATGTAAAAGTGCTTGGAATATCCAAGAATGCTTTCGGTCTTAAAGAAGCTCAGGGAGCTGCAGCAGGTGAAGAATTTAGCCCGAGCCTTTCAGATGAGGATTTCACGGTAAATGTAGAATCTGTAGATAAGGCAACCAATAAAGTAACCATTGCTGATGCTGAAACTGTTGTTTCAGGAGGAAGAGGACTTAAAGGACCTGAAAACTGGGGAATGATCGAAGAGATGGCGGAAATACTTGGGGCTGCAACTGCATGTTCCAAACCAGTTAGTGATATGGGATGGAGACCTCACAGTGAACACGTGGGACAAACAGGTAAGCCTGTGGCATCCAATTTATACATCGCTATTGGTGTATCTGGTGCAATCCAGCATCTTGCTGGTATTAATGCTGCCAAAACCAAAGTGGTAATCAACAATGATCCTGAAGCGCCTTTCTTTAAAGCTGCAGATTACGGGGTGGTTGGAGATGCTTTTGAGATCGTACCGAAGCTAAATGAAAAATTGAGGGAATTTAAAGAGAAAAACGCATAA
- a CDS encoding bifunctional nuclease family protein has translation MSLVRLNIKGISYSQTQNGAYALILNEEDGERKLPIVIGAFEAQSIAIALEKEIKPPRPLTHDLFKNFSDRFSITVKQVIIHKLVDGVFYSSLICEREGVEEVVDARTSDAIALALRFDAPIFTYKNILDKAGIFLKADESQRAKEMKDEEEIIEEELLREDIEVKMDSDSGFSKMSLEELNELLAQAVNQEDYEKAARLRDEISKRK, from the coding sequence ATGAGTTTAGTTCGTCTGAACATAAAAGGAATATCTTACAGTCAAACACAAAATGGAGCCTACGCCCTGATCCTTAATGAGGAAGATGGTGAACGTAAGTTACCAATTGTTATTGGAGCATTTGAAGCTCAATCCATTGCAATAGCACTGGAAAAAGAGATCAAACCTCCCAGACCACTTACCCACGACCTTTTCAAAAACTTTTCAGATCGATTCTCGATCACGGTAAAACAGGTTATCATTCACAAACTGGTAGACGGCGTATTTTACTCCAGTCTTATTTGTGAACGTGAAGGTGTCGAGGAAGTTGTAGATGCCCGAACCAGCGATGCAATTGCACTTGCATTAAGGTTTGATGCCCCAATTTTTACTTACAAAAACATTCTTGACAAGGCTGGAATTTTCCTGAAAGCAGACGAGAGTCAGCGCGCAAAGGAAATGAAAGATGAAGAGGAAATAATCGAAGAAGAACTTCTACGCGAGGACATTGAAGTGAAAATGGACAGCGATTCAGGTTTCAGTAAAATGTCACTAGAAGAACTTAATGAGCTACTTGCCCAGGCTGTGAATCAGGAAGATTACGAAAAAGCCGCTCGTCTAAGGGACGAGATCTCCAAAAGAAAATAA
- a CDS encoding nucleoside transporter C-terminal domain-containing protein: MNKLWCCLFLVLISIASASSQTISKSWTLENSAEFQENSVFQDVEEVHFNEGSFLFLANSEQDTIASGDYLYQKKLLVLFYNSPKDTIQNLRVTGISDQKLSIKGRDNTFELSAKPKLAEDVIPVKAAKQMIPSQGMSTSSLIRGVLGMFVLLLIAFLFSSNRKAISWKTVGIGLGAQLILAIGVLKITVVQKVFEFVGKVFVLILDFTAAGSEFLLGGMMDVDSFGFIFLFQVLPTIIFFSALTSVLFYLGVIQIVVKGMAWVLTKLMGISGPESLSVAGNIFLGQTEAPLMIKAYLERMTRSEILLVMIGGMATVAGGVLAAYIGFLGGDDPELRLQFAKHLLAASVMAAPGAIVISKILYPQQEPVNTDVEVSSDKIGSNILDAIANGTTEGLKLAANVAAMLLVFIAFIAMINYILGYLGALTTLNSVMAEYTPYSKFSLESILGIIFSPLMWIIGVAKEDMMLMGQLLGIKLAASEFVGYVQLADLKNPANALSLNYEKSVIMATYMLCGFANFASIGIQIGGIGSLAPGQRKTLSEFGMKALIGGTLASLLSATIAGMIIG; encoded by the coding sequence ATGAATAAACTCTGGTGTTGCCTGTTTCTGGTCTTAATTTCTATTGCATCAGCTTCTTCACAAACCATTTCTAAATCCTGGACTCTGGAAAATTCAGCCGAATTTCAGGAGAATTCAGTTTTTCAGGATGTTGAAGAAGTTCATTTTAACGAAGGTAGCTTCCTTTTTCTGGCAAATTCCGAACAGGATACTATTGCTTCAGGAGACTATCTTTATCAAAAGAAATTACTGGTCCTGTTTTATAACTCACCAAAAGATACTATCCAAAATCTTAGGGTAACAGGGATTAGTGATCAAAAACTAAGCATTAAAGGCAGAGATAACACCTTCGAACTTTCAGCAAAACCAAAACTTGCTGAAGATGTAATCCCGGTGAAAGCTGCGAAGCAAATGATCCCCAGCCAGGGAATGTCTACTTCGAGTTTGATTAGAGGTGTTCTTGGAATGTTCGTGCTTTTACTTATCGCGTTCCTCTTCAGTAGTAACAGAAAAGCGATTAGCTGGAAAACTGTTGGTATAGGATTAGGAGCACAACTCATACTGGCTATTGGCGTTTTGAAGATCACCGTAGTTCAGAAGGTATTCGAATTCGTAGGAAAAGTATTTGTATTGATCCTTGATTTTACCGCGGCAGGAAGTGAATTCCTCTTAGGTGGAATGATGGATGTAGACAGTTTTGGATTTATATTCCTATTTCAGGTACTACCTACCATTATCTTCTTCTCAGCATTGACATCTGTATTATTCTACCTTGGAGTGATCCAGATCGTTGTAAAGGGAATGGCCTGGGTACTTACCAAATTAATGGGAATCTCAGGACCTGAAAGTCTCAGTGTCGCCGGGAACATTTTTCTTGGTCAGACCGAAGCTCCTCTAATGATCAAAGCCTATCTGGAACGTATGACCAGGTCTGAAATTCTACTGGTAATGATTGGTGGGATGGCTACTGTAGCCGGAGGTGTACTTGCTGCATATATTGGATTTCTTGGTGGTGATGATCCGGAATTAAGACTACAATTTGCTAAACACCTGCTTGCTGCTTCAGTAATGGCCGCGCCAGGTGCTATTGTAATTTCAAAAATTTTATACCCTCAACAAGAGCCTGTAAATACAGATGTAGAAGTTTCTTCAGACAAAATTGGTAGTAATATTCTGGATGCCATCGCAAATGGTACTACGGAAGGTTTAAAGCTGGCGGCGAATGTTGCTGCGATGCTACTTGTTTTTATCGCATTTATTGCCATGATAAATTATATCCTTGGTTATCTTGGTGCGCTTACTACTTTAAACAGCGTAATGGCCGAATATACTCCATATTCTAAATTCTCCCTAGAATCGATTTTAGGAATTATCTTTTCTCCTTTGATGTGGATCATAGGTGTGGCAAAAGAAGATATGATGCTAATGGGACAGTTGCTTGGAATTAAACTGGCAGCAAGTGAATTTGTAGGTTATGTTCAACTAGCAGATCTTAAAAACCCTGCAAATGCATTGAGTCTTAATTACGAAAAGTCGGTCATCATGGCTACCTATATGCTCTGCGGATTCGCCAATTTTGCATCCATTGGGATTCAAATTGGTGGAATTGGATCGTTAGCTCCAGGACAGCGTAAAACTCTTTCAGAATTCGGGATGAAAGCATTAATTGGTGGAACTCTTGCTTCACTTTTATCTGCAACGATCGCCGGAATGATCATTGGCTAA
- a CDS encoding YihY/virulence factor BrkB family protein — translation MEKATKKKGYRGQNAEWPHQIPFKGWVDIGKRVYKEMSVDHVQIVAAGVAFYFFLSIFPTIVVAISIYSLVLDPAQIQEQLSRLTLILPDQAYGMITDILNPVIEQDREEIGWGLIISILVSIWSANKGTSALFQGVNIAYDEVDTRGIIKKNLLTLLFTLAGVVVGLLSLLIVIFFPLLIKNFGLTPGLEHMLTWLRWVFLGVILIVMLSMVYKLAPNRTNPKMRWVSWGAILGTIFWLGGSIAFSWYVGNFGSYDDLYGSFAAVAILMLWLFLTAFIVLMGAEINSEMEHQTKIDSTIGAERPMGKRNAYHADRCAVVEDGEEEC, via the coding sequence ATGGAAAAAGCAACTAAGAAAAAAGGATATAGAGGACAGAATGCGGAATGGCCGCACCAGATACCATTTAAAGGATGGGTAGACATTGGAAAGCGGGTTTATAAAGAAATGTCGGTAGACCACGTTCAGATTGTTGCTGCCGGTGTTGCATTTTATTTTTTCCTATCCATTTTCCCAACCATTGTAGTAGCAATTTCTATCTACAGCCTGGTTTTAGATCCCGCGCAGATTCAGGAGCAATTATCCAGACTTACTTTAATACTACCGGATCAGGCATATGGTATGATTACCGATATTCTCAACCCGGTCATAGAACAAGATCGTGAAGAAATTGGCTGGGGTTTGATTATTAGCATCCTGGTTAGTATCTGGAGTGCGAACAAGGGAACCAGCGCATTGTTTCAGGGTGTTAATATCGCTTACGATGAAGTTGATACTCGTGGGATTATCAAAAAGAATCTACTCACTTTGCTTTTTACATTAGCAGGTGTTGTGGTAGGTCTATTAAGTTTACTTATCGTTATATTCTTCCCGCTACTCATAAAGAACTTTGGTCTTACACCTGGTCTGGAACATATGCTAACCTGGTTACGCTGGGTTTTCCTGGGAGTTATTCTTATTGTAATGCTAAGTATGGTATATAAACTGGCTCCAAACCGAACCAATCCAAAAATGCGCTGGGTGAGCTGGGGAGCGATCCTGGGAACTATCTTCTGGTTAGGAGGCTCTATTGCATTCTCCTGGTATGTCGGGAATTTTGGTAGTTATGACGATCTCTACGGAAGCTTCGCCGCTGTTGCAATTCTAATGCTATGGCTATTTCTTACCGCTTTTATTGTTTTAATGGGTGCTGAAATTAATTCTGAAATGGAACACCAGACTAAAATCGATTCTACAATTGGTGCTGAAAGGCCCATGGGAAAACGAAATGCTTACCATGCAGACAGATGTGCGGTAGTTGAAGATGGTGAAGAAGAATGCTAA
- a CDS encoding thymidylate synthase — translation MKQYHDLLKHVLKTGAQKGDRTGTGTQSVFGYQMRFDLSEGFPMVTTKKLHLKSIIYELLWFLKGDTNIEYLKENGVRIWNEWADENGDLGPVYGHQWRNWNSEDIDQIKVIVETLKTNPNSRRMLVSAWNPSVLPDTSVPFSENVANGKAALPPCHAFFQFYVADGKLSCQLYQRSADIFLGVPFNIASYALLTMMMAQVCGYEAGDFIHTFGDAHIYSNHMEQVELQLSREPRELPQMKLNPEIKNIFDFTFEDFSLENYDPHPAIKGKVAV, via the coding sequence ATGAAACAATACCACGATCTTCTTAAACATGTACTTAAAACGGGTGCTCAAAAAGGTGACAGAACCGGCACTGGAACACAGAGCGTTTTCGGTTATCAGATGCGCTTCGATCTTAGTGAAGGCTTCCCTATGGTTACCACCAAAAAGCTTCATTTGAAATCAATTATTTACGAATTACTGTGGTTTCTAAAAGGAGATACTAATATTGAATATCTTAAAGAAAATGGCGTAAGAATATGGAACGAATGGGCAGATGAAAATGGTGATCTTGGCCCTGTTTATGGACATCAATGGAGAAACTGGAATAGTGAGGATATTGACCAGATAAAGGTGATTGTAGAGACTTTAAAGACAAATCCTAATAGTCGAAGAATGCTGGTTTCTGCCTGGAATCCTTCAGTGCTACCGGATACTTCTGTCCCATTTTCAGAAAATGTAGCAAACGGAAAGGCTGCGTTACCTCCCTGTCATGCATTCTTTCAGTTTTATGTAGCAGACGGAAAACTATCCTGCCAGTTATACCAGCGAAGTGCAGATATTTTTCTGGGAGTCCCATTTAATATTGCATCCTATGCCCTACTCACCATGATGATGGCTCAGGTATGCGGGTATGAAGCCGGCGACTTTATCCATACTTTTGGTGATGCTCATATCTATAGCAACCATATGGAGCAGGTGGAACTTCAGCTAAGCAGAGAACCCAGAGAACTTCCTCAAATGAAACTAAATCCTGAAATAAAAAACATCTTTGATTTCACGTTTGAAGATTTCAGTTTAGAGAACTATGATCCACATCCGGCGATCAAAGGTAAAGTAGCAGTTTAA
- a CDS encoding energy transducer TonB, with product MKNIFLVALLFIGFGAFAQDDVSVKGNTVSMKETAPVWPGCETSEDTKTCFNSMLMKHIKENYKYPKNEKGEYIRGKATVSLVVNEEGKVVVKEVTGKHPKINKEAKRMIEAIPTMTPGQLAGKPRAISYKIPLTL from the coding sequence ATGAAAAATATATTTCTAGTAGCATTGTTATTTATAGGATTCGGAGCCTTCGCTCAAGACGATGTATCGGTAAAAGGAAATACAGTTTCTATGAAAGAAACTGCGCCTGTCTGGCCTGGTTGCGAAACAAGTGAAGACACAAAAACCTGTTTCAATTCCATGTTAATGAAACATATCAAGGAAAACTACAAGTATCCAAAAAATGAAAAGGGAGAATACATTAGAGGAAAAGCAACAGTTTCATTAGTTGTAAACGAAGAAGGAAAAGTGGTGGTTAAAGAAGTCACTGGTAAACATCCAAAGATCAATAAGGAAGCAAAAAGAATGATCGAAGCGATACCAACGATGACTCCAGGACAGCTGGCTGGAAAGCCAAGAGCGATTAGTTACAAGATTCCGCTTACATTATAA
- the egtB gene encoding ergothioneine biosynthesis protein EgtB, with product MLSQSELLHLFKETRKDSENICSFLETEDYVVQPMVDVSPPKWHLGHTTWFFEEFILKKYAENHSLFDENTAFVFNSYYESVGEKVVRTDRGNLSRPTVAWIYKFREYVTTEIIRLLENSTLSKEALGVLEIGCHHEKQHQELLYADIKYILGNNPLMPEYNQQFEENPVQDFEQEWLDVSEGIYEIGHTSEDFCYDNELGIHKTYLQDFSISNKLVTNSEYMEFVEAGGYDDVLLWHAEAWDWVNTNEIKTPFYWHKIDNKWHQYTLGGLKPLNMDAPVTHISYYEAFAYAQWKGMRLPTEQEWEISQKDFDWGSRWEWTESSYSPYPNYQKADGALGEYNGKFMVNQKVLRGASVATSSKHSRYTYRNFFHPQLRWQFTGFRLVK from the coding sequence ATGTTGTCACAATCCGAATTACTACACCTTTTCAAAGAAACCCGAAAAGATTCAGAAAATATTTGCTCCTTCCTGGAAACCGAAGATTATGTGGTACAACCCATGGTAGATGTTTCACCTCCTAAGTGGCATTTAGGACATACCACCTGGTTCTTTGAAGAATTTATTTTAAAAAAATATGCAGAGAATCATTCGCTGTTCGATGAGAATACCGCATTTGTTTTCAATAGCTATTACGAAAGTGTTGGTGAAAAAGTAGTACGTACAGACAGGGGAAATCTTTCGAGACCAACTGTTGCCTGGATCTATAAATTTAGAGAATACGTTACCACCGAAATTATCAGATTGCTGGAAAATAGTACGCTATCGAAGGAAGCTCTAGGTGTTCTGGAAATTGGTTGTCATCATGAAAAACAGCATCAGGAACTGTTGTATGCAGATATCAAGTATATTTTAGGAAATAATCCTCTAATGCCTGAATACAATCAGCAATTTGAAGAAAATCCTGTTCAAGATTTTGAACAAGAATGGTTGGATGTTTCTGAAGGTATTTATGAAATTGGTCATACTTCAGAAGATTTCTGCTACGACAATGAATTGGGTATACATAAAACCTATCTACAAGATTTCAGTATTTCGAATAAACTAGTAACTAATTCAGAATATATGGAGTTTGTTGAAGCTGGTGGATATGATGATGTTCTTTTGTGGCACGCTGAAGCCTGGGATTGGGTGAACACCAATGAAATTAAAACGCCATTTTACTGGCATAAGATCGATAACAAATGGCATCAATATACATTAGGAGGATTAAAGCCTTTGAATATGGATGCTCCAGTTACTCATATTAGTTACTATGAAGCTTTCGCTTATGCGCAATGGAAAGGTATGAGACTACCTACCGAGCAGGAGTGGGAAATTTCTCAAAAAGATTTTGACTGGGGAAGCAGATGGGAATGGACAGAAAGCTCTTATTCTCCTTACCCAAATTACCAGAAGGCAGACGGCGCTCTTGGTGAATACAATGGAAAGTTCATGGTCAATCAAAAGGTTCTGCGTGGAGCTTCAGTCGCTACTTCCAGTAAGCATAGCCGTTATACTTATAGAAATTTCTTCCATCCACAATTAAGATGGCAGTTTACGGGTTTCAGGCTCGTTAAATAA
- a CDS encoding L-histidine N(alpha)-methyltransferase, whose product MKNQSATMFESVFAEDTHKGLTSYPKYLHSKYIYDKKGDKLFQEIMAMPEYYLTSCEFDILKQNKTDIAKIFSSENDFDLIELGAGDGKKTKLLLKELVDKNYKFNYLPVDISQNVLDELEDALKDEIPQVSVKTQQGTYFETLEKLAEYNSRKKVILVLGSNIGNLSHSEAVDFLRNIAVAMSDDDMLFMGFDQKKDPQIIMNAYNDAAGITERFNKNLLVRINHELDGEFEVEKFKHWETYDPETGTARSFLVSKEEQRVKINKLELVVKFDAWESIHTEISQKYDDAIVSWLADEAGLVVERNFADSDNSFKNYIFRRK is encoded by the coding sequence ATGAAAAATCAATCTGCAACCATGTTCGAATCTGTCTTTGCCGAAGACACGCATAAAGGACTTACCAGCTATCCAAAATATTTGCATTCCAAGTATATCTATGATAAGAAAGGAGACAAATTGTTTCAGGAAATCATGGCAATGCCTGAATATTACCTTACCAGCTGTGAATTCGATATTTTAAAACAGAACAAGACTGATATCGCTAAGATTTTCAGCAGTGAGAACGATTTTGATCTTATTGAACTTGGCGCAGGAGACGGTAAAAAGACCAAGCTTCTTCTAAAGGAACTGGTGGACAAAAATTATAAGTTCAACTATTTGCCTGTAGATATTAGTCAGAATGTGCTTGATGAACTTGAAGATGCGTTAAAAGATGAAATTCCGCAAGTATCTGTCAAAACTCAACAAGGAACCTATTTTGAGACACTGGAGAAACTTGCCGAATATAATTCCAGAAAAAAAGTCATCTTAGTTCTGGGTAGTAATATTGGTAATCTTTCTCATAGTGAGGCCGTAGATTTTCTTCGGAATATTGCTGTTGCGATGAGCGATGACGATATGTTATTTATGGGTTTTGACCAAAAGAAGGACCCACAGATCATCATGAATGCTTATAATGATGCAGCTGGTATTACTGAAAGATTTAATAAGAACTTACTGGTAAGAATTAACCACGAACTGGACGGCGAATTTGAAGTAGAAAAATTCAAGCACTGGGAAACCTACGATCCAGAAACTGGCACTGCCCGCAGTTTCTTAGTAAGCAAGGAAGAGCAGAGAGTTAAGATCAACAAACTCGAACTGGTAGTAAAGTTCGATGCATGGGAGAGCATACATACCGAGATTTCTCAAAAATATGATGATGCAATCGTAAGCTGGTTGGCAGATGAAGCCGGATTAGTAGTTGAGCGTAATTTTGCAGATTCAGATAACTCCTTTAAAAATTATATCTTTAGAAGGAAATAA
- a CDS encoding DUF427 domain-containing protein gives MKAIWKGTVIAESSETRIVENNHYFPPEDIKDKFFKPSEFTTRCPWKGKASYYDIEVDGEKNEDAAWFYPEASHAAKPIENYVAFWKGVQVTE, from the coding sequence ATGAAAGCTATCTGGAAAGGCACCGTAATTGCAGAAAGTTCTGAAACGAGGATCGTTGAGAACAATCATTACTTTCCTCCTGAAGATATTAAAGATAAATTCTTTAAACCAAGTGAATTCACCACCCGTTGCCCATGGAAAGGCAAAGCTTCCTACTATGATATAGAGGTAGACGGTGAAAAAAATGAAGATGCAGCATGGTTCTACCCGGAGGCAAGTCACGCGGCTAAACCAATTGAGAATTATGTAGCCTTCTGGAAGGGTGTTCAGGTAACTGAATAG
- a CDS encoding isoamylase early set domain-containing protein: MPISKQYLKSKPECKITFNLPAKEADQVELVGEFNDWKPAKLKKYKNGNFKTQLNLPVDKAYEFRYLVDGQWQNDPAADAYKWNDFAGDDNSVVSV, from the coding sequence ATGCCAATTAGCAAGCAATACCTGAAGTCCAAACCGGAATGTAAGATCACTTTTAACCTTCCTGCGAAAGAAGCAGATCAGGTAGAATTAGTGGGTGAGTTCAATGACTGGAAACCAGCAAAATTGAAGAAGTATAAAAATGGTAATTTCAAGACTCAGCTTAATTTACCAGTAGATAAAGCATACGAATTCAGATATCTTGTAGACGGACAGTGGCAAAACGATCCAGCTGCAGATGCCTACAAGTGGAATGATTTCGCGGGAGATGATAATAGTGTGGTAAGTGTTTAG